The following are encoded together in the Streptococcus oralis genome:
- a CDS encoding phosphotransferase gives MLTEKQFKLLRFMLIHKEKTFTQRQLAEELDLSLGTINTLLKKLKEEKWVDEELHLTELGQKVLEPYRVKNAIIMAAGMSSRFAPLSYEIPKGLLQVKGERLIEREIRQLQEAGIEDITVIVGYLQEKMFYLAEKFGVKIVVNNDYYKYNNCSSLMLVKNQLSNTYICSSDNYFVENPFEQYIYRGYYSTIFAEGQTDEYCTIEDSNHTIIDIQIGGENTWAMVGHVYFDRAFSEKFKEILETEFKHEPYREQLWEDYYSRHVKKLLLEARHYSADIVKEFDSLDELRQFDERYLVNADSAIIDNICKTLKCVASDIVNIKPLKDGLTNTSFSFDCLGKRYVYRHPGRGTENYIDRASEAASMEIAAKLKIDRTFVAMNKDEGWKISEFIPNAKQLDYDNWDDVAQAMDLLRRLHQSGEKTEHSFDQFEGIIDFREKLKARNRFEFDGLEELDKTVSLLKNYLQNDPKQVVLCHGDSYSPNFLLNEAGEMSLIDWEYSGMGEPAGDLGTFIACSNYTVEDAEKVLELYLQEVPDKKTKRHYLAYVAVTSYYWFLWALFQESVGKPVGEFLYIWYRYTKQYGQLALDLYLEEN, from the coding sequence ATGCTAACAGAAAAACAATTTAAACTTTTGCGTTTTATGTTGATACATAAAGAAAAGACATTTACTCAGCGACAGTTAGCTGAAGAGTTAGACCTATCTTTAGGAACAATCAACACATTATTGAAAAAACTGAAAGAAGAGAAGTGGGTTGATGAGGAGCTTCACTTAACTGAACTAGGTCAGAAAGTTTTAGAACCCTATCGAGTAAAAAATGCCATTATAATGGCTGCTGGCATGAGTAGCCGTTTTGCTCCTTTGTCTTATGAGATTCCCAAAGGATTGCTTCAAGTCAAGGGTGAACGCTTGATAGAGAGGGAAATCAGACAGCTGCAAGAAGCAGGAATAGAAGATATAACCGTTATTGTAGGCTATCTTCAAGAAAAAATGTTCTATCTTGCAGAGAAGTTTGGTGTAAAAATTGTAGTAAATAATGATTACTACAAATATAATAACTGTTCGTCTCTTATGTTGGTTAAAAATCAACTTTCCAACACGTATATTTGTTCATCGGATAATTATTTTGTGGAAAATCCTTTTGAGCAATATATTTATAGGGGTTACTACTCGACGATATTTGCAGAAGGTCAAACGGACGAATATTGTACTATAGAGGATTCGAATCACACCATCATTGATATCCAGATTGGTGGAGAAAATACTTGGGCTATGGTGGGGCACGTTTATTTTGACCGTGCATTTAGCGAGAAATTCAAGGAAATTTTAGAAACCGAGTTTAAACACGAACCTTATCGTGAACAGCTTTGGGAGGATTACTATAGTCGGCATGTCAAGAAACTCCTTTTAGAAGCCCGCCACTATTCAGCGGATATTGTTAAAGAATTCGACTCTCTAGATGAACTCCGTCAATTTGATGAACGTTATTTGGTAAATGCAGATTCGGCCATTATTGATAATATCTGTAAGACATTAAAGTGTGTGGCTTCAGATATTGTCAATATCAAACCTCTAAAAGATGGGTTAACCAACACATCATTTTCATTTGACTGTCTAGGAAAAAGATATGTTTACCGTCATCCGGGTAGGGGAACGGAAAATTATATCGACCGAGCTAGTGAAGCAGCTTCTATGGAAATTGCTGCAAAATTAAAGATTGACCGTACCTTCGTAGCTATGAACAAGGATGAGGGCTGGAAAATTTCAGAATTTATTCCCAATGCTAAGCAACTGGATTATGATAATTGGGATGATGTGGCACAAGCAATGGACCTCCTGAGACGGTTACACCAATCTGGAGAAAAAACGGAACATTCCTTTGACCAATTTGAGGGAATTATTGATTTTAGAGAAAAATTGAAGGCTAGAAATCGGTTCGAGTTTGATGGTCTCGAGGAACTGGATAAAACCGTCTCACTTCTCAAAAACTATTTACAGAATGATCCGAAACAGGTTGTCCTTTGTCATGGAGATTCCTATAGTCCTAATTTTTTGTTAAATGAAGCAGGCGAAATGAGCTTGATTGATTGGGAATATTCTGGAATGGGAGAGCCAGCAGGAGATTTGGGCACCTTTATCGCGTGTTCCAATTATACCGTAGAGGATGCTGAAAAAGTACTGGAATTGTATTTGCAAGAAGTACCAGATAAGAAAACCAAACGTCACTATTTGGCTTATGTAGCAGTAACCTCATATTATTGGTTCTTGTGGGCTTTGTTCCAGGAGAGTGTCGGAAAACCAGTTGGTGAATTTCTCTACATCTGGTATCGCTATACCAAACAATATGGACAACTAGCTCTTGATTTGTATTTGGAGGAAAACTAA
- a CDS encoding cytosine permease has protein sequence MSKMNDYIQQETITGIVPMTNKDRQYSFWDLFLSTSGFAIATWCYTQGAYVAQYLTFNQMLINIFSFNIIWVFIECLPILFAVKYGIDLWIWLRAVLGKRGVALLSTIISLANFGWYAVAANLFASSMIHLANNFGLGLDKGVWAPILGTLCVLLGTLIALGGPEVIKWTNRFLVIALLIVGLIIVGICFVAVPITDIMNIQPATQGDLTPLERFMLSGEGNVAFAFSWSTQALVLPRLAKSERSGYWATALSYGVVAPFFVATGGVMALAMFVKTGVYESDPTTMLSTLSTPAFALLSLLLVAFANIGTQGTGSYVNCMIVKSGMPKVSYKLMVWIAMVYVSLLTIWGGVEEYFGSFISLAAYIQGPIIGMIVVDYFILRKRKLDLRSAYFLEGHDAYEFTKGFNLVGLSCVFISLLVAVLFVYNPVTAQIQSPIFLITTGSGFTALFGGLLYWLASLSPLKRYMIKDRDTVTI, from the coding sequence ATGTCTAAAATGAATGACTATATCCAACAAGAAACCATAACCGGAATTGTTCCCATGACCAATAAGGATCGTCAGTATTCTTTCTGGGATCTCTTTCTATCGACAAGTGGTTTTGCCATCGCTACTTGGTGTTATACCCAAGGAGCCTATGTAGCTCAATATTTGACCTTTAATCAAATGTTGATAAATATTTTTAGCTTTAACATTATCTGGGTTTTTATTGAATGTCTCCCTATTTTGTTTGCGGTTAAGTATGGAATTGATTTGTGGATTTGGTTGAGAGCTGTTCTAGGAAAAAGAGGTGTAGCCCTGTTATCGACCATTATTAGCTTGGCTAACTTTGGATGGTATGCTGTTGCGGCCAATCTTTTTGCTAGTTCCATGATCCATTTGGCAAATAATTTTGGTCTTGGTTTGGACAAGGGAGTATGGGCGCCTATTCTTGGTACCCTCTGTGTTCTGCTTGGAACTCTCATTGCTCTTGGTGGCCCAGAAGTGATTAAATGGACCAATCGCTTCTTGGTTATCGCCTTATTGATTGTCGGTCTCATTATCGTTGGAATCTGCTTTGTCGCCGTTCCTATAACGGATATTATGAATATCCAACCAGCCACTCAAGGAGATTTGACGCCATTAGAACGCTTCATGCTCTCCGGAGAAGGAAATGTTGCCTTTGCCTTTTCTTGGTCTACACAAGCATTGGTTTTACCACGTTTAGCAAAATCAGAACGCAGTGGTTATTGGGCTACAGCCTTATCATACGGAGTTGTGGCTCCATTCTTCGTTGCGACAGGTGGAGTCATGGCTCTAGCCATGTTTGTTAAAACAGGTGTGTATGAAAGTGATCCAACAACCATGCTATCAACTCTAAGCACCCCAGCCTTTGCTCTCTTAAGTCTACTACTAGTAGCCTTTGCTAATATTGGAACCCAGGGGACAGGATCATATGTGAACTGTATGATTGTAAAAAGTGGGATGCCCAAAGTAAGCTATAAACTAATGGTTTGGATTGCCATGGTTTACGTGAGTCTACTCACTATCTGGGGAGGAGTAGAAGAGTATTTCGGATCCTTCATCTCCCTAGCTGCCTATATTCAGGGGCCAATTATTGGTATGATTGTTGTCGACTATTTTATCTTAAGAAAACGAAAACTCGACTTGCGTTCAGCCTATTTCCTTGAAGGGCATGACGCCTACGAATTTACTAAAGGATTTAACTTAGTTGGCTTGTCTTGCGTATTTATCTCCTTATTGGTAGCGGTACTTTTTGTCTACAACCCAGTAACTGCACAAATTCAAAGTCCAATCTTTTTAATCACAACTGGTAGCGGATTTACTGCGCTATTTGGTGGTCTACTATACTGGCTAGCTAGTCTTAGCCCACTGAAACGTTATATGATAAAAGATCGAGACACTGTTACGATTTAA